The proteins below are encoded in one region of Pseudomonadota bacterium:
- a CDS encoding TRAP transporter large permease subunit, whose protein sequence is MTILLTIMLITLFCALLSGFPVAFVLSGVSLIFACIGSTLGLFDMAYLSALPNRIYGIMRNDLLISIPLFVFMGVMLERAKIAEELLEGMSLAFGKMSSGLGVSVVLVGAILAASTGIVGATVVTMGLISLPTMLKAGYCPRISSGTICAAGTLGQIIPPSIVLILLGDQISSANQTAQMKMGNLSPDPVSIADLFVGALIPGLILVILYIAWLIIYSKLFPDKTPAQKTKKDIRFTDLTKSLLPPLLLILIVLGSILTGVATATESAAVGAVGAIILSFFKKEFNLKNLNEVMRSTAKVSSMVFTILIGAAIFTLVFRGFGGDDIVHSILGDLPGGLFTAMLLTMVVMFLLGFFLDFIEIIFVVVPIVAPILLMIGADPIWLAIMIAVNLQTSFLTPPFGFALFYLRGVAPASVLSSDIYKGIIPFVVIQIVVLCLLAAFPPLSTKLPEIVYGKVKAAPHQLEVETYDDEGSVDF, encoded by the coding sequence ATGACCATTCTTCTTACCATAATGCTGATAACTCTTTTTTGTGCCTTGCTCTCAGGCTTCCCCGTAGCATTTGTCCTATCGGGAGTTTCGCTTATTTTTGCCTGTATAGGTTCAACGCTTGGTTTGTTCGATATGGCATATCTATCGGCACTACCTAACCGCATATACGGCATAATGCGAAATGACCTGTTGATATCAATACCGCTATTCGTTTTTATGGGCGTAATGCTTGAACGGGCTAAAATAGCCGAAGAGCTATTGGAAGGCATGTCACTGGCATTTGGTAAAATGAGTTCCGGTCTTGGAGTATCGGTTGTTCTGGTGGGGGCGATACTTGCCGCCTCAACAGGGATAGTTGGGGCTACCGTTGTAACTATGGGGCTTATATCATTGCCTACTATGCTGAAAGCCGGTTACTGCCCTCGCATATCGTCAGGTACTATATGTGCAGCCGGTACTTTGGGACAGATAATTCCGCCATCTATAGTCCTGATATTACTTGGCGACCAGATATCGAGTGCCAATCAGACGGCACAAATGAAAATGGGTAATTTGTCACCCGATCCGGTTTCAATTGCCGATTTGTTCGTAGGTGCGTTGATACCGGGGCTAATCCTTGTCATATTATACATAGCGTGGCTTATTATATATAGTAAGTTATTTCCCGATAAAACACCTGCACAAAAAACAAAAAAAGATATAAGATTCACAGACCTGACGAAATCTTTATTGCCTCCTTTGCTACTTATATTAATAGTTCTCGGCTCTATTTTGACAGGAGTTGCCACGGCAACCGAATCTGCCGCAGTAGGTGCTGTCGGTGCTATCATATTATCATTCTTCAAAAAAGAATTTAATCTGAAAAATCTCAATGAGGTAATGCGTTCTACCGCTAAAGTTTCCTCAATGGTTTTTACCATATTAATAGGTGCGGCTATATTTACTCTGGTATTTAGGGGATTTGGCGGTGATGATATCGTACATTCAATATTGGGCGACTTGCCGGGTGGTTTGTTCACCGCAATGTTGCTTACTATGGTTGTGATGTTCCTGCTAGGGTTCTTCCTTGACTTTATTGAGATAATATTCGTGGTAGTACCGATAGTAGCACCTATATTATTGATGATAGGGGCTGACCCTATATGGCTGGCTATAATGATAGCCGTAAACCTGCAAACATCTTTCCTTACACCGCCTTTTGGTTTTGCGTTGTTTTATTTAAGGGGAGTAGCACCCGCATCGGTATTAAGCTCGGACATATATAAAGGTATAATACCTTTTGTTGTAATACAGATTGTAGTGCTATGCCTTTTGGCGGCTTTCCCTCCATTATCAACCAAGCTCCCTGAGATTGTTTACGGCAAGGTAAAAGCCGCACCGCATCAGTTGGAGGTTGAAACTTATGATGATGAAGGCAGTGTGGATTTTTAG
- the panB gene encoding 3-methyl-2-oxobutanoate hydroxymethyltransferase produces MITKRTSVVDIKKRKNGEPIVCLTAYSAPFAKILDEHVDLLLVGDSVGMVLYGMESTLPVTVDMMINHGLAVMRGSKKACVIVDMPFGSYQSSVSQAFENAAKIISGTGCQGVKLEGGTEMTDTIDFLVQRGIPVMGHVGLMPQRVNAYGGYSCRGKTKEGREKIMQDAIAVQNAGAFSVVIEGVIEQLAADVAKELEIPVIGIGGSAQCDGQILVSEDMSGLFQDFKPKFVKRFGNVAEELEKAAKAYSKEVKSGKFPAKENCF; encoded by the coding sequence ATGATAACAAAAAGAACTTCCGTAGTTGATATTAAAAAGCGTAAGAACGGTGAGCCTATCGTTTGCCTTACAGCTTATTCGGCTCCCTTCGCCAAAATTCTTGACGAACACGTAGACCTGCTTCTGGTAGGTGATTCGGTCGGAATGGTGCTTTACGGCATGGAATCAACATTGCCGGTTACCGTCGATATGATGATAAATCACGGGCTTGCCGTAATGCGTGGTTCTAAAAAAGCATGCGTTATAGTCGATATGCCTTTCGGAAGTTATCAAAGTTCCGTATCGCAGGCATTTGAAAACGCAGCTAAAATCATAAGCGGTACAGGGTGTCAGGGAGTGAAGCTTGAAGGTGGCACTGAAATGACCGATACCATAGACTTTCTTGTACAAAGGGGCATACCTGTGATGGGTCATGTAGGGCTTATGCCACAGAGGGTCAACGCATATGGCGGCTATAGTTGCAGGGGTAAAACCAAAGAGGGCAGAGAAAAAATAATGCAGGACGCTATAGCCGTTCAAAATGCAGGTGCTTTTTCCGTTGTGATAGAAGGTGTGATAGAGCAGCTTGCCGCCGATGTGGCTAAAGAACTTGAAATACCCGTTATAGGGATTGGCGGTTCTGCCCAGTGTGACGGACAGATACTGGTTAGCGAAGATATGTCCGGTCTGTTTCAGGATTTTAAACCTAAATTTGTAAAACGCTTCGGAAATGTTGCCGAGGAACTTGAAAAAGCCGCAAAAGCATATAGTAAAGAGGTTAAATCAGGCAAGTTTCCGGCTAAAGAAAACTGTTTTTAG
- a CDS encoding DUF1467 family protein yields the protein MSIASVVVVFVILWWLVLFIALPIGVNPEENPDSGNMKGAPKNPDLKKKIIATTIITVILTTAYYFAVEKGYIGFFDHDSLQQPF from the coding sequence ATGTCCATAGCTTCGGTTGTTGTTGTTTTTGTAATATTATGGTGGCTTGTATTGTTCATAGCTCTTCCTATAGGAGTAAATCCTGAAGAAAATCCCGATTCGGGCAATATGAAGGGTGCGCCGAAGAATCCCGATTTAAAAAAGAAGATAATAGCAACTACAATAATCACCGTTATTCTCACAACTGCATATTATTTTGCCGTTGAAAAAGGCTATATCGGTTTTTTTGATCACGACTCTTTACAACAACCATTCTAA
- a CDS encoding glutamine synthetase beta-grasp domain-containing protein: protein MSNPALAEYIWLDGTVPVRQIRSKAKVVSLSDNPKIEDFPEWSFDGSSTSQATGDNSDCMLRPINFVKDPIRGEGNYIVMCEVFNADDSVHESNSRAQLRAVLDAGAAGKEPWIGFEQEYTLFQRNIPLGWPEHGYPAPQGPYYCGVGTEQIFGREIAEEHAAVCLAAGIIFYGINAEVMPGQWEFQIGYRGVDNEDNGVLNICDHMWIARWLLHRIAEEYDVHVSFENKPIKGDWNGAGMHTNFSTNETRDKNKGKAAIDDAVARLSKKHDKHIPLYGHNLHERLTGRHETSSIHEFSAGTADRGRSIRVPLGVVQKGYGYFEDRRPGANSDPYLVAARITATVCDTDENVFTFNNWPRQKAA, encoded by the coding sequence ATGAGCAACCCAGCACTCGCAGAGTATATCTGGTTGGACGGTACTGTACCTGTTCGTCAGATTCGTTCAAAAGCAAAGGTGGTTAGCCTTTCTGATAACCCTAAGATAGAAGATTTTCCCGAGTGGAGCTTTGACGGTTCTTCAACCTCACAGGCAACGGGAGATAATTCGGACTGTATGTTAAGACCTATTAATTTTGTTAAAGACCCTATCCGTGGCGAAGGTAACTACATAGTAATGTGTGAAGTTTTCAATGCCGACGATTCTGTGCATGAATCAAATTCCAGAGCCCAGCTAAGGGCTGTTCTTGATGCAGGTGCGGCAGGTAAAGAACCGTGGATCGGCTTTGAGCAGGAATATACTTTGTTCCAGAGAAACATTCCGCTAGGCTGGCCTGAGCATGGCTATCCGGCTCCGCAAGGTCCTTATTACTGCGGTGTAGGAACAGAGCAGATATTCGGAAGAGAAATTGCTGAAGAACATGCTGCGGTGTGTCTTGCTGCCGGTATCATATTCTATGGTATCAATGCTGAAGTTATGCCCGGACAGTGGGAATTCCAGATCGGTTACAGAGGTGTCGATAACGAGGATAACGGCGTATTGAATATTTGTGACCACATGTGGATAGCACGTTGGTTACTTCACCGTATCGCAGAAGAATATGATGTTCATGTTTCTTTCGAGAACAAGCCTATAAAAGGTGACTGGAACGGCGCGGGAATGCATACTAACTTCTCTACCAACGAAACCCGTGATAAAAACAAGGGTAAAGCTGCTATTGACGATGCCGTTGCTCGCCTTTCTAAAAAGCACGATAAACATATTCCTCTATACGGTCATAACCTACACGAAAGACTTACGGGTCGCCATGAAACTTCAAGCATACATGAGTTCAGTGCAGGCACTGCCGATCGCGGTCGCTCTATCCGTGTGCCGCTTGGTGTGGTTCAAAAAGGATACGGCTATTTCGAGGACAGACGTCCGGGTGCAAACTCCGATCCTTATCTTGTAGCGGCACGTATTACTGCTACGGTATGCGATACTGATGAAAATGTTTTTACTTTTAATAACTGGCCTAGACAAAAAGCCGCCTGA